Proteins co-encoded in one Armatimonadota bacterium genomic window:
- a CDS encoding glucose 1-dehydrogenase — protein sequence MGIAGRVAIVTGAGQGIGEGIATRLAADGARVVVNDIVADRVARVVEALTAAGAQAVGVPADVSRAEGAAAVVERAREAFGRVDILVNNVGIARDRYLTKMSEEDWDEVLRVNLKSYWLCCRAAVPLMMEQQYGRIVSIASRAWLGNPGQVNYAASKGGVVSLTRTLALELARFGITVNAVAPALVDTPLFRSLKDDVQERLLKTVPMGRIGTPADIAHAVRFFADDETSYVTGQLLYVCGGRSLGGPSV from the coding sequence ATGGGCATCGCCGGACGCGTCGCCATCGTCACCGGAGCGGGCCAGGGCATCGGCGAGGGCATCGCCACCCGTCTGGCCGCCGACGGCGCTCGCGTCGTCGTCAACGACATCGTGGCCGATCGGGTCGCGCGGGTGGTCGAGGCGCTCACCGCCGCGGGCGCGCAGGCCGTCGGGGTGCCGGCCGACGTGAGCCGTGCCGAGGGAGCCGCCGCCGTGGTGGAGCGCGCGCGGGAGGCGTTCGGCCGCGTCGACATCCTGGTCAACAACGTCGGCATCGCGCGCGACCGCTACCTCACCAAGATGTCCGAGGAGGACTGGGACGAGGTCCTGCGCGTCAACCTCAAATCGTACTGGTTGTGCTGCCGGGCGGCCGTGCCCCTCATGATGGAGCAGCAGTATGGCCGGATCGTCAGCATCGCCTCGCGCGCCTGGCTGGGCAACCCGGGGCAGGTGAACTACGCCGCGTCCAAGGGCGGCGTCGTGAGCCTGACGCGCACCCTGGCGCTGGAACTCGCCAGGTTCGGCATCACCGTCAACGCCGTGGCGCCGGCGCTGGTCGACACACCCTTGTTCCGCAGCCTGAAGGACGACGTGCAGGAGCGCCTGCTGAAGACGGTGCCCATGGGCCGCATCGGCACGCCGGCCGACATCGCGCACGCCGTGCGCTTCTTCGCCGACGACGAGACGTCGTACGTGACGGGCCAGCTGCTCTACGTGTGCGGCGGCCGCAGTCTGGGCGGCCCCAGCGTATGA
- a CDS encoding ABC transporter ATP-binding protein has translation MKVDAPAPRTAHAAQVPAGPPPGPAAVDVERLGRTFEGTGGTVVAVADVSFRVAPGEFVALVGPSGCGKSTLLHMIAGLLRPSSGEIRIFGTPSTGLQPGRIGYVFQGDALLPWKTALDNVALPLVLRGVPPARARQDARDWMHRVGLAGFEHHYPSQLSGGMRKRVALAMTMVYRPAIILMDEPFGALDVQTRNLMENELLALWAQTRSTILFVTHDLEEAIALSDRVIVLTRRPGRVKATYPVELARPRDVTEVRGSEAFVAIYRRIWADLRDEVTAAHARG, from the coding sequence ATGAAGGTTGACGCGCCCGCCCCCCGCACGGCCCATGCGGCGCAGGTGCCCGCCGGCCCGCCGCCCGGGCCCGCGGCCGTGGACGTCGAGCGGCTCGGGCGGACCTTCGAGGGCACGGGCGGCACCGTGGTGGCCGTCGCCGACGTGTCGTTCCGCGTGGCCCCCGGCGAGTTCGTCGCGCTGGTGGGCCCCTCGGGGTGCGGGAAGTCGACGTTGCTCCACATGATCGCTGGCCTGCTGCGGCCCTCGTCCGGCGAGATCCGCATCTTCGGAACGCCCAGCACCGGCCTCCAGCCGGGCCGTATCGGCTACGTGTTCCAGGGCGACGCCCTGCTGCCCTGGAAGACGGCGCTCGACAACGTGGCCCTGCCGCTGGTGCTGCGGGGCGTGCCCCCAGCCCGCGCCCGGCAGGACGCCCGGGACTGGATGCACCGTGTGGGCCTGGCGGGGTTCGAGCACCACTACCCGTCACAGCTGTCGGGCGGCATGCGCAAGCGAGTGGCGCTGGCCATGACCATGGTCTACCGTCCGGCGATCATCCTCATGGACGAGCCGTTCGGCGCGCTGGACGTGCAGACACGCAACCTCATGGAGAACGAGCTGCTGGCCCTGTGGGCACAGACGCGCAGCACGATCCTGTTCGTCACGCACGACCTGGAGGAAGCCATCGCGCTCAGCGATCGGGTGATCGTCCTGACGCGGCGGCCCGGCCGCGTGAAGGCCACGTACCCGGTGGAGCTGGCGCGGCCACGCGATGTGACCGAGGTGCGCGGCAGCGAGGCGTTCGTGGCCATCTATCGCCGGATCTGGGCCGACCTGCGTGACGAGGTGACCGCAGCCCATGCGCGCGGCTAG
- a CDS encoding PrpF domain-containing protein, whose protein sequence is MTQALERRPPVASLVGEQIPVRCVLMRGGTSKAVFLRASDLPADPVLRDRLILALFGSPDPRQIDGLGGADILTSKVAIIGPPARPDADVTYTFGQVSITEPVIDYDINCGNISAAVGVYAIEEGFVRPVEPLTSVRVYNTNTDKVYTALVPVRGHRPAVEGDCAIDGVPGSGAEILLDFATAAGATTGRLLPTGQVRDALEVAGVGRLEVTIVDVANLCVFFPAAAVGMRGTEGPGDFTAGMLQAMVAVKEAAAERLGLSRDGLVPLPVAVAPPAAFTTFQGAPIDAGAADLLVRLAGGRPPMLHKAFPGTAAACAAVAAVLPGSVPGALARVREGGRVALGHPSGLMRVAAELHHDPDGGWRVVRATYARTARRLMEGYAFVRRDRL, encoded by the coding sequence ATGACCCAGGCACTGGAGCGGCGGCCCCCGGTCGCGTCACTGGTGGGCGAGCAGATCCCCGTGCGCTGCGTGCTGATGCGCGGAGGCACCAGCAAGGCCGTGTTCCTGCGGGCCTCAGATCTGCCGGCTGACCCTGTACTGCGCGATCGCCTGATCCTGGCCCTGTTCGGGAGCCCCGATCCGCGCCAGATCGACGGGCTGGGCGGCGCCGACATCCTGACCAGCAAGGTGGCGATCATCGGCCCGCCGGCGCGCCCCGATGCCGACGTCACCTACACGTTCGGCCAGGTCAGCATCACCGAGCCGGTGATCGACTACGACATCAACTGCGGCAACATCTCGGCGGCCGTGGGGGTCTACGCCATCGAGGAAGGCTTCGTGCGGCCGGTCGAGCCCCTGACCTCCGTGCGCGTGTACAACACCAACACCGACAAGGTGTACACGGCGCTGGTCCCGGTGCGCGGCCACCGCCCGGCGGTGGAGGGCGACTGCGCCATCGACGGCGTGCCCGGCAGCGGGGCCGAGATCCTGCTCGACTTCGCGACGGCGGCTGGCGCCACGACCGGCCGACTCCTGCCCACAGGGCAGGTGCGCGACGCCCTGGAGGTGGCCGGCGTGGGTCGGCTCGAGGTCACCATCGTCGACGTGGCCAACCTCTGCGTCTTCTTCCCGGCGGCCGCGGTCGGCATGCGCGGCACCGAGGGGCCCGGCGACTTCACGGCCGGCATGCTGCAGGCGATGGTGGCGGTCAAGGAGGCGGCCGCCGAGCGGCTGGGCCTGAGCCGCGACGGGCTGGTACCCCTGCCCGTCGCCGTCGCCCCGCCGGCGGCGTTCACCACCTTCCAAGGTGCGCCCATCGACGCCGGCGCGGCCGATCTCCTGGTCCGCCTGGCCGGGGGCAGGCCCCCGATGCTGCACAAGGCGTTCCCGGGCACCGCGGCCGCCTGCGCGGCCGTCGCCGCGGTGCTGCCCGGCAGTGTGCCCGGGGCGCTCGCCCGGGTACGGGAGGGCGGCCGGGTGGCGCTTGGTCACCCCAGCGGTCTCATGCGTGTGGCGGCGGAACTGCACCACGACCCTGACGGGGGGTGGCGGGTGGTGAGGGCCACCTACGCCAGGACCGCCCGTCGACTCATGGAGGGGTACGCCTTCGTACGGCGCGACCGGCTCTGA
- a CDS encoding ABC transporter permease subunit, which yields MRAARRHRRALLGAARLVALAGLLAAWEAGVRAGTIDPFYVSAPSAIVARAVAWSASGYILPHVAATLAVALAGLVLGVVLGAAVGGAVAAWPWAQRAVLPVLAAGNAVPRLILYPLLVVWLGFGPLARIVLVVTLVFFTAAFNTHAAVRALDRDVVWTARLLGARRGQLLWHVYLPAVGVWLLGTIRITMGFALAGAIVGEYIGATRGVGMVVAFAQSMFNARDVFAGLCILLAIIWALDAALRALEGLAARWRPTEVI from the coding sequence ATGCGCGCGGCTAGGCGCCATCGCCGGGCGCTCCTGGGTGCCGCCCGCCTTGTAGCGCTGGCCGGCCTGCTGGCAGCGTGGGAAGCGGGTGTGCGCGCCGGAACCATCGACCCGTTCTACGTCTCCGCCCCGTCGGCGATCGTGGCCCGGGCCGTCGCGTGGAGCGCGTCGGGCTACATCCTCCCACACGTGGCCGCTACCCTGGCGGTGGCGCTGGCCGGGCTCGTGCTGGGCGTGGTGTTGGGCGCGGCGGTCGGTGGCGCCGTGGCGGCCTGGCCCTGGGCGCAACGCGCCGTGCTGCCGGTGCTGGCAGCGGGCAACGCCGTGCCACGCCTGATCCTCTACCCGCTGCTCGTGGTCTGGTTGGGGTTCGGCCCGCTGGCCCGCATCGTGCTGGTGGTGACGCTGGTCTTCTTCACCGCCGCCTTCAACACGCATGCGGCCGTGCGCGCCCTGGACCGCGACGTCGTCTGGACGGCCCGCCTGCTGGGCGCCCGCCGGGGACAGCTGCTCTGGCACGTCTACCTGCCCGCCGTGGGCGTGTGGCTGCTCGGGACGATCCGCATCACCATGGGCTTCGCGCTGGCGGGCGCCATCGTCGGCGAGTACATCGGGGCCACCCGCGGCGTCGGGATGGTGGTGGCGTTCGCCCAGTCGATGTTCAACGCCCGCGACGTCTTCGCTGGCCTGTGCATCCTCCTGGCGATCATCTGGGCGCTGGACGCGGCGCTGCGCGCCCTCGAGGGCCTGGCGGCCCGCTGGCGCCCGACGGAGGTGATCTAG
- a CDS encoding ABC transporter permease subunit, which produces MTSRVRGRLATAAGQAGALALVLIAWEGGVRAGWLSEEFVSRPVLVGAELWRWVTSGFLWPHLGATLAAALVGLALGLGAGVVVGLALALVPVLGELVEPALATLNAAPRIVFYPLLALWLGLGVASKVALVVTLVFFVGVFNTLGAVREVDRTLVAQVRVLGASPAAMLRHLYLPAALVWIAAGLRTSLGFAFVGAILGEYMASMRGLGNVIIGAQNLFQTSRVMAGLVVAVTLAGLLDAALARLDARWSVWRQEPHYEG; this is translated from the coding sequence GTGACGTCGCGCGTGCGCGGGCGACTGGCCACGGCGGCCGGGCAGGCGGGCGCGCTCGCGCTGGTTCTGATCGCCTGGGAAGGCGGGGTCCGCGCCGGCTGGCTGTCCGAGGAGTTCGTGAGCCGGCCCGTGCTGGTGGGCGCCGAGCTGTGGCGGTGGGTGACCTCTGGCTTTCTGTGGCCGCATCTGGGCGCGACCCTCGCGGCGGCCCTGGTAGGGCTCGCGCTGGGCCTGGGGGCGGGCGTGGTGGTCGGCCTGGCCCTGGCCCTCGTGCCGGTGCTGGGAGAGCTGGTCGAGCCGGCGCTCGCCACGCTCAACGCCGCGCCGCGGATCGTGTTCTACCCGCTGCTCGCCCTCTGGCTGGGCCTGGGCGTGGCCTCGAAGGTGGCGCTGGTAGTCACCCTGGTGTTCTTCGTCGGCGTGTTCAACACGCTGGGGGCCGTGCGCGAGGTCGACCGCACGCTGGTCGCCCAGGTCAGGGTGCTGGGCGCCTCGCCTGCTGCCATGCTGCGCCACCTCTACCTGCCCGCTGCGCTGGTCTGGATCGCCGCGGGCCTGCGCACCAGCCTGGGGTTTGCCTTCGTCGGGGCGATCCTGGGCGAGTACATGGCGTCGATGCGGGGCCTGGGCAACGTCATCATCGGCGCCCAGAACCTGTTCCAGACCTCGCGCGTCATGGCCGGGCTGGTGGTGGCCGTGACGCTGGCCGGCCTGCTGGACGCGGCGCTGGCGCGCCTCGACGCGCGCTGGTCGGTCTGGCGGCAGGAGCCGCACTATGAAGGTTGA
- a CDS encoding ABC transporter substrate-binding protein, with the protein MCTSASCNRTGGRAAAVLAASLALILLVAAGQPAAPGPLREVRVAIGPPAVVGYLPVYVAMGLGAFDELARTSGLRTVFIDFRGGPDATTALIGGDVQFATVTITQVIKAHEQGKDLKFLLTFFNAQTMAMIVQAELREVTAPSQLRGRRVGVTSLGSATHMQARHILAAYGVEPEAVQFVPVGGPQTALAAWRRKTVDALVYLDPLITTLVEEGSARLLYDVRTLDGTVRLYGAAHISSGLLTRPEVIARDPDAVQALVDVFVRTLRWLRAHRTKPEEIARVLPAGLNWTPAMLRANLAGLSPDGRVLPEAVGTVIRFLKQDRLLDPAFAVPVDRLVDDRFVRKAIAGGGGP; encoded by the coding sequence ATGTGCACCAGCGCGTCTTGCAACCGTACCGGCGGGCGCGCCGCCGCGGTCCTCGCCGCGAGCCTGGCGCTGATCCTGCTGGTGGCCGCCGGCCAGCCGGCGGCGCCGGGGCCACTGCGCGAGGTCCGCGTCGCCATCGGGCCGCCGGCTGTGGTCGGGTACCTCCCCGTCTACGTGGCGATGGGCCTGGGGGCCTTCGACGAGCTGGCGCGCACCAGCGGCCTGCGCACCGTGTTCATCGACTTTCGCGGCGGCCCCGACGCGACCACGGCGCTCATCGGCGGCGACGTCCAGTTCGCCACGGTGACGATCACCCAGGTCATCAAGGCGCACGAGCAGGGCAAGGACCTGAAGTTCCTGTTGACCTTCTTCAACGCCCAGACCATGGCCATGATCGTGCAGGCCGAGCTGCGCGAGGTCACGGCGCCCTCCCAGCTGCGCGGACGCCGGGTGGGCGTGACGAGCCTCGGCTCGGCCACCCACATGCAGGCCCGCCACATCCTGGCGGCCTACGGGGTCGAGCCCGAGGCGGTGCAGTTCGTGCCCGTGGGTGGGCCGCAGACGGCGCTGGCCGCGTGGCGGCGCAAGACGGTCGACGCCCTGGTCTACCTCGACCCGCTGATCACCACCCTCGTGGAAGAGGGCTCGGCGCGGTTGCTCTACGACGTGCGCACGCTGGACGGCACCGTCCGCCTCTACGGTGCCGCGCACATCTCCAGCGGGCTCCTCACGCGGCCGGAGGTGATCGCCCGCGACCCCGACGCCGTGCAGGCGCTGGTCGACGTGTTCGTGCGCACCCTGCGCTGGCTGCGGGCGCACCGCACGAAGCCCGAGGAGATCGCCCGCGTGCTGCCGGCCGGGCTCAACTGGACGCCCGCCATGCTCCGCGCCAACCTGGCCGGCCTCTCGCCCGACGGACGCGTGTTGCCTGAGGCGGTCGGGACCGTGATCCGGTTCCTCAAGCAGGACCGGCTGCTGGATCCGGCCTTCGCGGTCCCGGTGGACCGGCTGGTCGACGACCGGTTCGTGCGCAAGGCCATCGCTGGCGGGGGCGGTCCGTGA
- a CDS encoding enoyl-CoA hydratase-related protein, which translates to MSDVVLFEQAQAVGIVTLNRPEALNALTPQMLDRLGEVLTALEGGDAVRALVLTAAGEKAFCVGADLKARAQEYGDDGAGPDPFADRVRRVFGQLEALPIPTIAAVNGYALGGGLELALACDLRVAAEHARFGFPEARVGSMPGAGGTQRLARLVGPSRAKELMFTGDHIDAAEAHRIGLVNRVVPAAQLQDAARALAATIAARAPLALRAIKTAVNLAWDVSLDAGLAFERTAHAVLRTTRDRREGIQAFLEKREPQFTGR; encoded by the coding sequence ATGAGCGACGTGGTGCTCTTCGAGCAGGCGCAGGCGGTGGGGATCGTGACCCTCAACCGGCCCGAGGCGCTGAACGCGCTGACCCCGCAGATGCTGGATCGCCTTGGCGAGGTGCTGACGGCGCTCGAGGGCGGGGACGCCGTGCGGGCGCTCGTCCTCACCGCCGCCGGCGAGAAGGCGTTCTGCGTGGGCGCCGACCTGAAGGCGCGGGCCCAGGAGTACGGCGACGACGGCGCGGGACCCGACCCCTTCGCCGACCGGGTGCGCCGCGTCTTTGGGCAGCTGGAGGCCCTTCCCATTCCCACCATCGCCGCGGTGAACGGCTACGCGCTCGGAGGGGGCCTGGAGCTGGCGCTGGCGTGCGACCTGCGGGTGGCGGCCGAGCACGCGCGTTTTGGCTTCCCCGAGGCCCGGGTGGGCAGCATGCCCGGAGCGGGCGGCACCCAGCGGCTCGCGCGCCTCGTCGGCCCCTCGCGCGCCAAGGAACTGATGTTCACCGGCGACCACATCGACGCCGCCGAGGCGCACCGCATCGGGCTGGTCAACCGGGTGGTACCGGCGGCCCAGCTGCAGGACGCCGCCCGCGCGCTGGCGGCCACCATCGCTGCGCGGGCGCCGCTCGCGCTGCGCGCCATCAAGACCGCCGTGAACCTGGCCTGGGACGTGAGCCTGGATGCCGGGCTGGCGTTCGAACGCACGGCTCACGCGGTGCTGCGCACGACCCGTGACCGCCGCGAAGGCATCCAGGCCTTCCTGGAAAAGCGCGAGCCGCAGTTCACGGGCCGCTAG
- a CDS encoding thiolase family protein, translated as MPEVWIVGVGMTKFGKHPDRTAVDLGAEAVLEALRDAAIDPRRVEAAYCGHVFQGMVTGQRVLAQVGLAGIPLTNVEDACSSGAVAIREAALSILAGAHDVVLAMGVEHLTSRFRGALTPGEDDVEAAVGLTMPAVYAMRARRHMAEYGTTRRQIALVSVKNKHHASLNPAAQFQAAVTLAEVLAARPIADPLGLLDCSPVSDGAAAAILCSGRVVAQLGRARAVRLRAAALRSGEVEASPGSMAFEELTARTARAAYEQAGLGPEEIDFAEVHDCFSIAEILRVEGLGLWPPGAYPAALERGEASLGGRRPINPSGGLLGKGHPLGATGVAQVVELTRQLRGEAGARQIAGARVGLAHCRGGKAAGVEGAACTVLIAAA; from the coding sequence ATGCCTGAGGTGTGGATCGTCGGCGTGGGCATGACGAAGTTCGGCAAGCATCCGGACCGCACGGCCGTCGACCTCGGGGCGGAGGCCGTGCTGGAAGCGCTGCGCGACGCGGCCATCGACCCGCGGCGCGTCGAGGCGGCCTACTGCGGCCACGTGTTCCAGGGCATGGTCACGGGCCAGCGCGTGCTGGCGCAGGTCGGGCTCGCCGGCATCCCGCTCACCAACGTCGAAGACGCCTGCAGCAGCGGCGCCGTGGCCATCCGGGAGGCGGCGTTGAGCATCCTGGCAGGCGCGCACGACGTCGTGCTGGCGATGGGCGTCGAGCACCTGACCAGCCGGTTCCGCGGCGCGCTCACCCCCGGCGAGGACGACGTCGAGGCGGCCGTAGGGCTCACCATGCCCGCGGTCTACGCCATGCGGGCCCGCCGGCACATGGCGGAGTACGGCACGACGCGCCGGCAGATCGCGCTGGTCTCGGTCAAGAACAAGCACCACGCCAGCCTGAACCCCGCCGCGCAGTTCCAGGCTGCGGTCACCCTGGCCGAGGTGCTGGCCGCACGACCCATCGCCGATCCCCTGGGCCTGCTGGACTGCTCCCCCGTCAGCGACGGGGCGGCCGCGGCGATCCTCTGCAGCGGTCGGGTAGTCGCCCAGCTCGGACGGGCTCGTGCGGTGCGCCTGCGCGCCGCCGCGCTGCGCAGCGGCGAGGTCGAGGCATCCCCCGGCTCGATGGCCTTCGAGGAACTCACGGCCCGCACCGCCCGCGCCGCCTACGAGCAGGCGGGCCTCGGTCCTGAGGAGATCGACTTCGCCGAGGTGCACGACTGCTTCTCGATCGCCGAGATCCTGCGGGTCGAGGGCCTCGGGCTGTGGCCGCCCGGCGCGTACCCCGCGGCGCTGGAACGCGGGGAAGCCTCCCTGGGCGGACGGCGGCCGATCAACCCCAGCGGCGGCCTGCTGGGCAAGGGGCACCCGCTGGGCGCCACCGGCGTGGCCCAGGTGGTCGAGCTCACCCGCCAGCTGCGCGGCGAGGCTGGCGCACGCCAGATCGCGGGCGCGCGCGTGGGCCTGGCCCACTGCCGGGGCGGCAAGGCGGCCGGAGTGGAAGGCGCGGCCTGCACCGTGTTGATCGCGGCAGCGTAA
- a CDS encoding Zn-ribbon domain-containing OB-fold protein, whose product MGEPHAVAPPAEAVPLRPGLFVAGADGALHLAGSRCPRCGACYFPPRLVCARCLHGALETVALSRQGTVYTYTVVHQSTPEFATPYVLAYVDLPDGVRVLAPLAGIGPDEVAIGLPVELRVEPVRVGADGRPILGWQGHPRRDAEVRHA is encoded by the coding sequence ATGGGTGAGCCCCACGCAGTCGCCCCGCCCGCCGAGGCGGTCCCGCTCCGTCCCGGCCTGTTCGTGGCCGGCGCGGACGGGGCGCTCCACCTGGCGGGCAGCCGCTGCCCCCGGTGTGGGGCATGCTACTTCCCGCCGCGGCTGGTCTGCGCCCGCTGCCTCCATGGGGCGCTCGAGACCGTGGCGCTGTCGCGGCAGGGGACCGTGTACACGTACACCGTGGTCCACCAGTCCACGCCGGAGTTTGCGACGCCCTACGTGCTGGCCTACGTCGACCTGCCCGACGGGGTGCGGGTGCTGGCGCCGCTGGCGGGTATCGGGCCCGACGAGGTCGCCATCGGCCTGCCGGTGGAGCTGCGCGTCGAGCCGGTGCGGGTCGGCGCAGACGGCCGCCCGATCCTGGGCTGGCAGGGCCACCCGCGACGGGACGCGGAGGTGCGCCATGCCTGA
- a CDS encoding 2-hydroxyacyl-CoA dehydratase family protein has translation MGELERIVDDCRALVEDPSYPAVRRWLADHPGGKVLGHFQVYFPEELAHAAGMLPVKIMGAGSTVQIRQADARIAAFVCSIVRSSLELALSGRLDFLSLFVIPSICDAVRNACGVWVRNFPQFPTRVLYFPQNAASAHAVDYLAGEYARLVRLIEETTGQPVTAERLAASIAVFNENRRLLRELYRIKRETPWLLSALEAYVLTRAGGVMPREEHNALLRRVLELVGQRPAKRQDRIRVVFEGGYCEQPPLDMLAVIQDACYIVDDDLLIGLRWLVDDVATDGDPLANLAWAYLNASSYSPVQHDPRKPRAEMLLRRLRAAGADAAIVAAPKMCEPGLEEQVHYTRTLEAAGIPYLVLEFEETMTTFEQVGIQVETFAESLLFEFA, from the coding sequence ATGGGAGAGCTCGAGCGCATCGTCGATGACTGCCGGGCACTGGTCGAGGATCCGAGCTACCCCGCAGTCCGCCGGTGGCTGGCCGACCACCCCGGGGGCAAGGTCCTGGGCCACTTCCAGGTCTACTTCCCGGAGGAGCTGGCCCACGCCGCCGGGATGCTGCCCGTCAAGATCATGGGGGCCGGCAGCACGGTCCAGATCCGGCAGGCCGACGCGCGCATCGCGGCGTTCGTCTGCTCCATCGTCCGGTCCTCCCTCGAACTGGCCCTCTCGGGCCGGCTGGACTTCCTGTCGCTGTTCGTGATCCCCTCGATCTGCGACGCGGTCCGCAACGCCTGCGGGGTGTGGGTGCGCAACTTCCCACAGTTCCCGACCCGGGTGCTCTACTTCCCGCAGAACGCCGCCTCGGCCCACGCCGTCGACTACCTGGCCGGCGAGTACGCGCGGCTGGTGCGGCTGATCGAGGAGACGACCGGACAGCCCGTGACCGCAGAGCGCCTGGCGGCCAGCATCGCGGTGTTCAACGAGAACCGGCGGCTGCTGCGCGAGCTGTACCGCATCAAGCGCGAGACGCCCTGGCTGCTCTCAGCGCTGGAAGCCTACGTCCTGACGCGCGCCGGCGGGGTCATGCCGCGGGAGGAGCACAACGCGCTGCTGCGCCGTGTCCTGGAGCTGGTCGGGCAGCGGCCGGCGAAGCGGCAGGACCGGATTCGCGTAGTCTTCGAGGGTGGGTACTGCGAGCAGCCGCCGCTGGACATGCTGGCGGTGATCCAGGACGCCTGCTACATCGTCGACGACGACCTGCTGATCGGGCTGCGGTGGCTGGTCGACGACGTCGCCACCGACGGGGACCCGCTGGCCAACCTGGCCTGGGCCTACCTCAACGCCTCCAGCTACAGCCCCGTGCAGCACGACCCCCGCAAGCCCAGGGCCGAGATGCTGCTGCGCCGCCTGCGCGCGGCCGGTGCCGACGCCGCCATCGTGGCCGCGCCCAAGATGTGCGAGCCCGGGCTGGAAGAGCAGGTCCACTACACCCGGACGCTGGAGGCGGCGGGGATCCCCTACCTGGTGTTGGAGTTCGAGGAGACGATGACGACCTTCGAGCAGGTCGGCATCCAGGTCGAGACGTTCGCCGAGTCGCTGCTCTTCGAGTTCGCATGA
- a CDS encoding 2-hydroxyacyl-CoA dehydratase family protein yields the protein MTAQAQDLVGATRKESRRLFDSWWQEMTAAAGDGRPTAYVFVMGSFNELLRVFDFVINFPEITALQTAVRGQSMAYLQAAEDYGFSPDICGYVKVDVGLQLKGGEHPHGRVPRPALALATNMCNTYVKWAEFWEHHYGCPVFVLDLPAWRGAGAAPDPADPAFERDRRYVEGQLRELIALCERITGRPFDIDRLRESMAETNRMAAVYHEVLALNRHRPAPFNAAREGITYQGIANLYRGAPEGTQFFALARDELRERIRLGLGTVPDEKFRLLLAGTACYTHFKRFVELFESWGGVFVLSTYMIFAGGGFVPGFGYDLTRPLESLAEQMLQAAWWGFTGSMFYPQEWLANAVRDWGVDGICLHGVKSCRTTSTGLPDVREWLRTQRDVPGLFIQSDLVDARLWSDAQIKNRVDAFFEALAARKAGAGR from the coding sequence ATGACCGCGCAGGCGCAGGACCTGGTCGGCGCCACCCGCAAGGAGAGCCGACGGTTGTTCGACAGCTGGTGGCAGGAGATGACGGCGGCCGCCGGCGACGGCCGGCCCACCGCCTACGTCTTCGTCATGGGCTCGTTCAACGAGCTCCTGCGGGTCTTCGACTTCGTGATCAACTTCCCGGAGATCACCGCGTTGCAGACCGCCGTGCGCGGGCAGTCGATGGCCTACCTGCAGGCCGCCGAGGACTATGGCTTCTCGCCGGACATCTGCGGCTACGTCAAGGTCGACGTCGGCCTGCAGCTCAAAGGCGGCGAGCATCCCCACGGCCGCGTGCCGCGGCCGGCCCTGGCCCTGGCCACCAACATGTGCAACACCTACGTCAAGTGGGCGGAGTTCTGGGAGCACCACTACGGGTGCCCGGTGTTCGTGCTGGACCTGCCCGCCTGGCGTGGGGCCGGCGCGGCCCCCGATCCCGCCGACCCGGCCTTCGAGCGCGACCGTCGCTACGTGGAAGGGCAGCTGCGCGAGCTGATCGCGCTGTGCGAGCGCATCACCGGCCGGCCCTTCGACATCGATCGGCTGCGGGAGAGCATGGCGGAGACCAACCGCATGGCCGCCGTCTACCACGAGGTGCTGGCCCTCAACCGCCACCGGCCGGCGCCGTTCAACGCCGCCCGGGAGGGCATCACCTACCAGGGCATCGCCAACCTCTACCGGGGTGCGCCGGAGGGCACCCAGTTCTTCGCCCTGGCCCGGGACGAGCTGCGGGAGCGGATCCGGTTGGGCCTGGGCACGGTGCCCGACGAGAAGTTCCGGCTCCTGCTGGCGGGCACCGCCTGCTACACCCACTTCAAGCGGTTCGTCGAGCTGTTCGAGTCGTGGGGCGGCGTGTTCGTGCTCAGCACCTACATGATCTTCGCCGGCGGCGGGTTCGTGCCGGGCTTCGGCTACGACCTGACCCGGCCGCTGGAGAGCCTGGCCGAGCAGATGCTGCAGGCGGCCTGGTGGGGCTTCACCGGCTCGATGTTCTACCCCCAGGAGTGGCTGGCGAACGCGGTGCGGGACTGGGGCGTGGACGGCATCTGCCTCCACGGGGTGAAGTCGTGCCGGACCACCTCCACGGGCCTGCCCGACGTGCGCGAGTGGCTGCGCACTCAGCGCGACGTGCCGGGGCTGTTCATCCAGTCCGACCTGGTCGACGCCCGGCTGTGGTCGGACGCGCAGATCAAGAACCGCGTCGACGCATTCTTCGAGGCGCTGGCCGCCCGCAAGGCCGGCGCGGGGAGGTGA